One part of the Borreliella afzelii genome encodes these proteins:
- the rsmI gene encoding 16S rRNA (cytidine(1402)-2'-O)-methyltransferase, with the protein MLYIIGTPIGNLEDITYRAVDVLKSVNVIFAEDTRVTSKLLSRYKINKKMISCNAVTENKKISSLLDYLAKGNSVAFVSDAGTPGLSDPGSLLVAAAFREGYKVCPIPGVSSFNTIVSVNPFRDKSVLFEGFLPNKGLKRFKRIAELYKRGDAFVLLESGHRLLKLLVEISSVSLDAKILIGREMTKIYEEYQIGKPLELKKYFESSKEKIKGEFTILVSRSRSK; encoded by the coding sequence ATGTTGTATATTATTGGTACACCAATAGGCAATTTAGAAGATATTACTTATAGGGCGGTTGATGTTTTAAAATCGGTAAATGTTATCTTTGCAGAAGACACCAGAGTAACTAGTAAGCTTTTGTCGCGATATAAAATTAATAAAAAAATGATTTCTTGTAATGCCGTAACAGAAAATAAGAAGATAAGCTCACTATTAGATTATTTGGCAAAAGGCAATTCTGTTGCTTTTGTTAGTGATGCTGGCACTCCAGGGCTTAGCGATCCGGGGAGTCTGTTAGTTGCTGCTGCTTTTAGAGAGGGGTACAAAGTTTGTCCAATTCCTGGAGTAAGTTCTTTTAATACGATTGTAAGTGTTAATCCTTTTAGAGATAAATCAGTGCTTTTTGAAGGATTTTTACCTAACAAGGGTCTTAAAAGGTTTAAAAGAATTGCTGAGCTATATAAAAGGGGCGATGCATTTGTGTTGCTTGAATCTGGTCATAGACTTTTGAAATTGCTTGTTGAAATTTCTTCTGTTAGTTTGGATGCGAAGATTCTTATTGGTCGCGAGATGACAAAAATTTATGAAGAATACCAAATTGGAAAGCCTTTAGAATTAAAAAAATATTTTGAATCGAGTAAAGAGAAGATTAAAGGAGAATTTACTATTTTAGTCAGCAGAAGTCGTTCAAAATAA